A single region of the Lactobacillus isalae genome encodes:
- a CDS encoding MFS transporter, with the protein MNKKQITMVTIALMLGNVMAGLDGTITNTAIPAIVSALHGIQFMGWIVAIYLLGMSVSIPIWTKIGEKITNKLAFEIALALFVLGSTLEGLAPNIYFFLVARMIMGIGGGGMGSLPYIIAGYVFPNIKKRTQILGYLTASFNGAAILGPLVGGWLIDALSWHWVFYINIPIGLVALLISLIYYKPVTPKSAPVFDLGGAFLLVSGLIMFLMGIQLLGLTATWIVVGLILFSLVLLIFFFFHEAKADNPIIPLSIFKNKDLNGDLILFATTWGAFIAVNTYLPMWAQALLGMSALMGGMTLIPNSVVEIIASQTVATIQEKIRTFTLVMIGIITMMISSGGLFLANNQTPLWVLIVVGAFSGIGVGFIFVALQVKVQIDAGIKDMATATSTSYLIRILAQTVMAAVYGVIMNLALASGIGQHHNITMHMMNELSDAKSAKLLPQQLLPEMREIFHGGIHEIMAVSFILLLIATIFNFYFNFKQPNKKIRNSSK; encoded by the coding sequence ATGAATAAAAAACAGATCACGATGGTTACGATTGCTTTAATGCTCGGAAACGTGATGGCTGGATTAGATGGGACAATTACGAATACTGCAATTCCTGCGATTGTATCGGCATTACATGGAATTCAATTTATGGGTTGGATCGTAGCGATCTATCTTTTAGGGATGTCAGTTTCAATTCCAATTTGGACTAAAATTGGTGAGAAAATCACCAATAAGTTAGCCTTTGAAATTGCTCTAGCATTGTTTGTCTTGGGGTCAACATTAGAAGGATTAGCACCCAATATTTATTTCTTCTTAGTCGCAAGAATGATTATGGGTATTGGTGGCGGTGGAATGGGATCACTACCTTATATCATTGCGGGATATGTTTTTCCAAATATCAAAAAGAGAACTCAAATTTTGGGATATTTAACAGCAAGCTTTAATGGGGCGGCAATTCTTGGACCATTAGTCGGAGGTTGGTTAATTGATGCTTTGTCTTGGCATTGGGTTTTCTATATCAATATTCCGATTGGATTAGTGGCTTTGTTAATTTCATTAATTTACTACAAGCCGGTAACGCCAAAATCAGCGCCAGTCTTTGACTTAGGTGGTGCATTTCTACTCGTTAGTGGTTTAATTATGTTTTTAATGGGAATTCAGCTTTTAGGATTAACTGCAACTTGGATTGTAGTTGGACTAATCTTATTCAGTTTAGTTCTTTTAATCTTTTTCTTTTTCCACGAGGCAAAGGCAGACAACCCAATTATTCCTTTATCTATCTTTAAAAATAAAGATTTGAATGGAGACTTAATCTTATTTGCGACTACGTGGGGAGCCTTTATTGCTGTAAATACTTACTTACCAATGTGGGCACAGGCACTTTTAGGGATGTCGGCTTTAATGGGTGGAATGACCTTGATTCCTAACTCAGTTGTTGAAATTATTGCTTCCCAGACTGTTGCTACAATTCAAGAAAAAATTAGAACTTTTACTTTAGTGATGATTGGGATTATTACAATGATGATTTCATCTGGAGGACTTTTCTTAGCGAACAATCAAACACCGTTGTGGGTATTAATTGTAGTAGGAGCTTTTTCTGGAATTGGTGTTGGTTTTATTTTTGTAGCACTTCAGGTAAAAGTACAGATTGATGCAGGGATAAAAGATATGGCAACAGCCACTTCGACGTCTTACTTGATTAGAATTTTAGCTCAAACCGTTATGGCGGCTGTTTATGGTGTTATTATGAATTTGGCTTTAGCTAGTGGTATTGGCCAGCATCATAACATAACGATGCACATGATGAATGAATTAAGTGATGCCAAGTCCGCTAAGCTTTTGCCGCAACAATTGTTACCAGAAATGCGTGAAATTTTTCATGGTGGTATTCATGAAATTATGGCAGTTTCATTTATTTTGCTGCTAATTGCTACTATCTTTAATTTCTATTTTAACTTTAAGCAACCTAACAAAAAAATTCGAAATTCTTCAAAATAG
- a CDS encoding MFS transporter, with protein sequence MTKKQVTMVTFAMVLANVMAGLDSTIINTAIPAIIADLHGIQFMGWIIAIMLLGMSVSTPIWTKVGEKIGNKTTFELSLLFFVLGSLFQGLADNMYFFLLARALMGIGAGGMGSLPYIMAGFIFDNIKARTKILGYLGAAFSVAAIVGPLVGGYLVDSLSWHWVFYINIPIGLLAILLSLVYYHEGKIRETPKFDVLGSFLIIAGLTSLLLGIQLLGLTKAWIVASLIVAGLVLLILFFMHEEGHPNPVVPISMFKNRALVGDFLLFIFSWGAFLAINTYLPMWAQGLLGTTALIGGMTLIPNSLVDVVGTLVVNPLKAHFNNRTLLSMGLICILISSLGLALAPQNTNIWWLSIIGTFSGFGVGFIFVLLQIKVQVDASEKNMAPATSLSYLIRILAQTVMAAVYGVIMNMRLAKGVAENSGITMSMLNKLSDASSAKSLPQRLLPTMRNIFHLGLQEIMWCATGLLLIAIVLNFIFNKKS encoded by the coding sequence ATGACAAAAAAGCAAGTAACGATGGTAACGTTTGCCATGGTATTGGCTAATGTAATGGCAGGGTTAGATAGTACGATTATTAATACAGCAATTCCCGCCATTATTGCAGACTTACATGGAATTCAATTTATGGGGTGGATTATTGCAATTATGCTCTTAGGAATGTCCGTTTCAACTCCGATTTGGACTAAAGTTGGTGAAAAAATTGGTAATAAAACCACCTTTGAGCTGTCGCTACTCTTTTTTGTTTTAGGCTCGCTCTTTCAGGGCTTGGCTGATAATATGTATTTCTTTCTTTTAGCACGTGCTTTAATGGGCATCGGTGCTGGGGGAATGGGATCACTTCCCTATATTATGGCCGGCTTTATTTTTGATAATATTAAGGCAAGAACCAAAATTCTAGGATATTTGGGTGCTGCTTTTAGTGTGGCAGCGATTGTAGGACCACTAGTAGGTGGTTATTTAGTAGATTCTCTTTCCTGGCATTGGGTCTTTTATATTAATATTCCGATCGGCTTATTAGCGATCTTGTTATCACTAGTCTATTATCATGAAGGAAAAATTAGAGAAACTCCGAAGTTTGATGTACTTGGTTCATTTCTAATCATTGCAGGATTAACATCACTTTTATTAGGGATTCAATTGCTTGGCTTAACTAAAGCTTGGATTGTTGCAAGTTTAATTGTTGCAGGCTTAGTATTATTAATCTTGTTCTTTATGCATGAAGAGGGGCATCCAAATCCTGTAGTTCCAATTAGTATGTTTAAAAATCGAGCTTTAGTTGGAGACTTTTTACTTTTTATTTTTAGCTGGGGTGCATTTTTAGCAATCAATACATATTTACCAATGTGGGCACAAGGTTTGCTTGGAACAACTGCATTGATTGGTGGAATGACTTTAATTCCCAACTCGTTAGTTGATGTAGTGGGAACTTTAGTAGTAAATCCTCTGAAAGCTCATTTTAACAATCGAACATTGCTTTCAATGGGATTAATTTGTATTTTGATTTCATCATTAGGCTTGGCACTTGCTCCTCAAAATACTAATATTTGGTGGCTTTCTATTATCGGAACTTTTTCTGGTTTTGGTGTAGGATTTATTTTCGTTTTGCTTCAAATTAAAGTGCAAGTTGATGCTAGTGAGAAGAATATGGCACCAGCAACATCGCTTTCTTATTTAATCAGAATCTTGGCTCAAACTGTAATGGCAGCTGTTTATGGCGTTATTATGAATATGCGGCTAGCTAAAGGTGTAGCTGAAAATTCAGGGATTACGATGAGTATGCTTAATAAATTGAGTGATGCCAGTTCCGCTAAGAGTTTGCCACAAAGGTTATTGCCAACAATGAGAAATATTTTTCATTTAGGACTGCAAGAAATTATGTGGTGTGCTACTGGGTTGCTCCTAATTGCGATTGTTTTGAATTTTATTTTTAACAAAAAGAGTTAG
- a CDS encoding AraC family transcriptional regulator — translation MDYNIRQNLHEIVIPTDPLSFWYCLFVNQNTQTYVAPHWHSGIELSYTQTGKIDDFHIAGTHYRTKAGRILIVNSQVIHGSSNRIQKYHTALGIIFPFNTIRRLYPNIVNKVIQLNDPSMFNAEQRLYYAKLQGLLNQFIAMAESDDEFKFIIMQKLADQILLILLTKFTVDMPSKMKNSKKAYIVNRLQFITQYVNNHYTEDLHLDLLARKCNVSKNYLARFFKQEMEITVNEYINNVRAQNAHSQMLGGKYNLTDLSSLNGFSGVKTMNRTFKRLYGQTASELKKDIKNK, via the coding sequence ATGGATTATAATATTAGACAAAATTTACACGAAATAGTTATACCAACAGATCCTCTTTCATTTTGGTATTGCTTATTTGTTAATCAAAATACGCAGACATATGTTGCCCCACATTGGCATAGTGGCATTGAGTTAAGCTATACCCAGACAGGAAAGATTGACGATTTTCATATAGCAGGAACACATTATAGAACTAAGGCTGGACGTATATTAATAGTTAATTCTCAAGTTATACACGGATCTTCAAATAGAATTCAAAAATATCATACAGCTCTAGGAATCATTTTCCCTTTTAATACAATAAGAAGACTCTATCCTAATATTGTAAACAAAGTTATTCAACTTAATGATCCTTCCATGTTTAATGCAGAACAAAGACTATATTATGCAAAATTGCAGGGCCTGCTAAACCAATTTATCGCTATGGCAGAATCAGATGATGAATTTAAGTTTATTATTATGCAAAAACTCGCAGATCAAATTCTATTGATTTTATTAACAAAGTTTACTGTAGATATGCCAAGTAAGATGAAAAATAGTAAAAAGGCGTATATTGTAAATAGATTACAATTTATAACGCAGTATGTTAATAACCATTATACAGAAGATCTTCATTTAGACTTGCTAGCTAGAAAGTGCAACGTATCTAAAAACTATTTAGCTAGGTTCTTTAAGCAGGAGATGGAAATTACTGTTAACGAATATATCAATAACGTTAGAGCTCAAAATGCACATTCGCAAATGTTAGGTGGAAAATATAATTTGACAGATTTATCTTCTTTAAATGGCTTTTCTGGTGTAAAGACGATGAATAGGACATTTAAAAGATTATACGGACAAACTGCCTCAGAGTTAAAAAAAGATATTAAAAATAAATGA
- a CDS encoding MFS transporter — MAKKSTKYAWWMFIVCALINFIGFGLIINTVGLFYAPIGTAFHTGRAEVALMTTFQNVAQAITLLFAGKLMSKVNLKWLLTTCFSIMGLGLILLNRAQSITMFYIAWSIIGIAQPFALGLATPVLLGNWFKKKYGTVMGIALGVSAFGGTVFNPIIGAAITSLGWRNGLLLEGILVLIILVPLCLTIKGQPDEKHPAYGYEDQQVDKSSENNNKGLTLIQALRTPMFYCLVFAMISLQFIAGFVQHISAHIVNIGLPLTVGATVVSGVMLGAAAGKISIGYFLDKFNNSIVIAIYTLFGVIGWGGLLMMRSNVLLISSGFILGLGQGIMLVSLPYFIRKQFGSKDYSNILSIISMVGSVSSAAAVSVDGLFFDMSHSYSFPLTLNVILYVLAGMAIILSINIAKKTIKRLESVR; from the coding sequence ATGGCGAAAAAATCTACAAAGTACGCTTGGTGGATGTTTATAGTATGTGCCTTAATTAATTTTATTGGTTTTGGTTTGATTATTAATACGGTAGGCTTATTTTATGCACCAATAGGTACAGCTTTTCATACTGGACGGGCAGAGGTAGCTTTAATGACTACTTTTCAAAATGTTGCGCAAGCCATTACGTTATTGTTTGCAGGTAAATTAATGTCTAAGGTCAATCTTAAGTGGTTATTGACAACCTGTTTTTCAATTATGGGATTAGGCTTAATTCTATTAAATAGGGCACAATCAATTACAATGTTCTATATTGCTTGGTCAATAATAGGTATTGCTCAGCCATTTGCATTAGGACTTGCTACACCAGTATTACTGGGGAATTGGTTTAAGAAGAAATATGGTACCGTAATGGGGATTGCGCTGGGTGTTTCAGCATTTGGAGGTACTGTATTTAATCCAATAATTGGTGCAGCTATTACATCTTTAGGTTGGAGAAATGGTCTTCTATTAGAAGGAATATTAGTTTTAATAATTTTAGTACCACTTTGTTTAACGATTAAAGGTCAGCCTGACGAGAAACATCCTGCTTATGGATATGAGGACCAACAAGTTGATAAGAGTAGTGAAAACAACAATAAAGGCTTGACACTAATTCAAGCTTTAAGAACACCGATGTTCTATTGCTTAGTTTTTGCAATGATTTCTCTTCAATTTATTGCAGGTTTTGTACAACATATTTCTGCGCATATTGTAAATATAGGGTTGCCTTTAACAGTAGGTGCTACTGTGGTTTCTGGTGTGATGCTTGGAGCAGCAGCCGGTAAGATTTCAATTGGTTATTTTCTAGATAAGTTTAATAATTCTATTGTGATCGCTATTTACACCTTATTTGGTGTTATAGGTTGGGGTGGCCTATTAATGATGAGAAGTAATGTGCTTTTAATTAGTTCAGGTTTTATCTTAGGTCTGGGACAAGGTATTATGTTAGTTTCATTACCTTATTTCATTAGAAAACAATTTGGTAGTAAAGATTATTCAAATATTCTTTCAATTATCTCTATGGTTGGTTCGGTATCCAGTGCAGCTGCTGTTAGTGTTGATGGTTTATTCTTTGATATGTCACATTCATATAGTTTCCCATTAACGTTGAACGTAATACTTTATGTATTAGCTGGAATGGCAATTATCTTATCAATTAATATTGCAAAGAAAACAATTAAAAGATTGGAGAGTGTAAGATAA
- a CDS encoding carboxylesterase family protein — protein MTIKVEFQREVLPDGDYVTSASLNSDRKIDLNNVKFTIHGEKVEVKKISKNKFYFGQNDKLATIHFGTNFQDHFVLPEISVHIDNLDDNIVSRFKEDPIAEKFATNFYHGKETLSYYLYTSQSKSKKRPMVVFLHGSGERGYGDRYPLWGNDVTEQIVRYVKSHEDAVVVAPQATWRKELNGWFRKGVRETLLDLINYLIKIENIDQKRVYLLGLSNGGAGTWHFAEKNPDMFAAIAPCCGYIYNDEKYFLEAPGKGRYMEPTENEANALKDMPIWAFAAADDNVVNPDGTRHTVKVIKKAGNKNIRETIYNAGMLGNNPHNSWKLAYHEKDLFPWMFKQKK, from the coding sequence ATGACTATTAAAGTTGAATTTCAAAGAGAAGTATTGCCAGATGGGGATTATGTAACGAGTGCAAGTCTTAATTCAGATAGAAAAATTGATTTAAACAATGTGAAGTTTACTATTCATGGTGAAAAAGTTGAAGTTAAGAAGATTTCGAAAAATAAATTTTATTTTGGTCAAAATGATAAATTAGCTACAATACATTTTGGTACAAATTTTCAAGATCATTTTGTATTACCAGAAATATCAGTTCATATTGATAATTTAGACGATAATATTGTTTCAAGGTTTAAAGAAGATCCGATAGCAGAAAAATTTGCAACGAATTTCTATCATGGAAAAGAAACATTATCCTATTATTTATATACGAGTCAAAGCAAATCTAAGAAACGACCGATGGTAGTATTTCTTCATGGATCTGGTGAAAGAGGCTATGGAGATCGATATCCACTATGGGGAAATGATGTTACTGAACAAATTGTTAGATATGTGAAAAGTCATGAAGATGCAGTTGTAGTAGCACCCCAAGCCACCTGGAGAAAGGAATTAAATGGTTGGTTTAGAAAGGGTGTACGTGAAACACTGTTGGATTTGATTAATTATCTAATTAAGATAGAGAATATAGATCAAAAGAGAGTATATTTACTAGGTTTATCTAATGGTGGAGCAGGTACTTGGCATTTTGCAGAAAAAAATCCAGATATGTTTGCGGCAATTGCTCCATGTTGTGGCTATATTTATAATGATGAAAAATATTTTTTAGAAGCCCCAGGTAAAGGACGCTATATGGAACCGACTGAGAATGAAGCGAACGCATTAAAAGATATGCCAATTTGGGCATTTGCTGCAGCTGATGATAATGTAGTGAATCCTGATGGTACTCGACACACTGTAAAAGTGATAAAAAAGGCGGGTAATAAAAATATTAGAGAAACTATTTATAATGCAGGAATGTTAGGTAATAATCCGCATAATTCTTGGAAACTCGCATATCATGAGAAAGATTTATTTCCATGGATGTTTAAACAAAAGAAATAA
- a CDS encoding TetR/AcrR family transcriptional regulator: protein MNKKSLKTQHQIENALFSLLKKHPYNSLSISQIAKQANVSRMAFYRNYEQKDQILITFLRDQYQKFIDDLSDHKLTSFEDQLAVYFKFFKDHPDLMKLFLNAGLEGELLNQQTNFLKELINYSHPNLNLPPYAISYQSGGIYMLLVWWVGHDYQKPVSELLSYIESHIVLNS from the coding sequence ATGAATAAGAAAAGTCTCAAAACTCAACATCAAATCGAAAATGCACTATTTTCACTATTAAAAAAGCATCCCTATAATTCACTCAGCATTTCTCAAATAGCTAAACAGGCTAACGTATCCAGGATGGCTTTTTATCGCAACTATGAACAAAAAGATCAGATCTTAATTACTTTTTTACGTGATCAATATCAAAAATTTATTGATGATTTATCAGACCACAAGCTAACTAGCTTTGAAGATCAATTAGCAGTCTATTTTAAATTTTTCAAAGATCATCCTGACCTAATGAAATTATTCCTTAATGCAGGTTTAGAGGGTGAACTGCTTAATCAACAAACTAATTTTTTAAAGGAATTAATTAATTATTCCCACCCTAATTTAAATCTTCCACCGTATGCGATTAGCTATCAATCTGGTGGTATTTATATGCTTTTAGTTTGGTGGGTTGGCCATGATTATCAAAAACCAGTTAGTGAACTACTTTCTTATATTGAAAGTCATATTGTGCTTAATAGTTAA
- a CDS encoding oleate hydratase, with protein sequence MHYSNGNYEAFINAEKPKNVDNKSAYIVGSGLAALAAAVFLIRDGHMEGDKIHILEELALPGGSMDAIYNVADQAYVMRGGREMEPHFETLWDLFRSIPSLDYPDQSVLDEFYRENRKDPCYSKTRVIENRGQELPTDGDLLLSPKAVKEILNLVMTPEKDLQDKKINEVFDDEFFKSNFWLYWQTMFAFMPWASAMEMRRYLMRFVQHVATLKNLSSLRFTKYNQYEDLIMPLISYLKKHGVKFHYDTIVDNIIVNRTEDEKVATEIKMTEKGEQKVIKLTPNDLVFVTNGSITESTTYGDNTHPAEQKHELGPSWQLWKNLAAQDEDFGHPEKFCENIPDANWVISATVTFTNDDIVPYIEKVNKKDPHSGSIVTSGPTTIKDSNWLLGYSISRQPQFHKQKPNELIVWLYGLYSNTKGNYVKKTMPECDGIELCEEWLYHMGVPESEIKKMAIDATTIPNHMPYITSYFMPRALGDRPKVVPDKSKNLAFIGNFAETERDTVFTTEYSVRTAMEAVYTLLNVDRGVPEVFASAFDVRMLMNAMYYLNDRKKLTELDLSLPEKLMVKEGLKKVKGTYVEELLKKYKLI encoded by the coding sequence ATGCATTATAGCAACGGAAATTATGAAGCTTTTATCAATGCAGAAAAGCCAAAAAATGTAGATAATAAATCAGCTTATATTGTCGGATCAGGATTAGCTGCTTTAGCGGCTGCTGTTTTCTTGATTCGTGATGGTCATATGGAGGGCGATAAGATTCATATTCTTGAAGAATTGGCTCTTCCTGGTGGTAGTATGGACGCCATTTATAACGTGGCTGATCAAGCTTATGTAATGCGTGGTGGCCGTGAAATGGAACCACATTTTGAAACTTTGTGGGACTTATTTAGATCTATTCCATCACTGGATTATCCTGATCAAAGTGTCTTAGACGAGTTTTATCGTGAAAATAGAAAAGATCCATGTTACTCAAAGACCCGTGTCATTGAAAATCGAGGTCAAGAATTACCAACTGACGGTGATTTACTTCTTTCACCAAAGGCTGTTAAGGAAATTTTGAACTTAGTAATGACACCAGAAAAAGATTTACAAGATAAGAAGATTAATGAAGTCTTTGATGATGAATTCTTTAAGTCAAACTTCTGGCTTTATTGGCAAACGATGTTCGCATTTATGCCTTGGGCAAGTGCAATGGAAATGCGTCGTTACTTAATGCGGTTTGTACAACATGTAGCAACTTTGAAGAATCTTTCATCACTTCGCTTTACCAAGTACAATCAATACGAAGATTTAATTATGCCTTTGATTAGTTACTTAAAGAAGCATGGAGTAAAATTCCATTACGATACAATTGTAGATAATATTATTGTTAACCGAACTGAGGATGAAAAAGTAGCTACTGAGATTAAGATGACTGAAAAGGGCGAACAAAAAGTTATTAAGTTAACCCCTAATGACTTAGTTTTCGTAACTAATGGCTCAATTACTGAAAGTACAACATATGGCGATAATACCCACCCAGCGGAACAGAAACATGAGCTTGGACCAAGTTGGCAATTATGGAAGAATTTAGCAGCTCAAGATGAGGACTTCGGTCATCCAGAAAAATTCTGTGAAAATATTCCTGACGCTAACTGGGTAATTTCTGCTACAGTTACTTTCACTAATGATGATATTGTGCCTTATATTGAAAAGGTTAATAAGAAGGATCCACATTCTGGTTCAATTGTAACTAGTGGACCAACAACGATTAAGGACTCTAATTGGCTATTGGGTTATTCAATTAGTCGTCAGCCGCAGTTCCATAAGCAAAAGCCAAATGAATTAATTGTATGGCTATATGGCTTGTATTCAAATACTAAGGGTAACTATGTCAAAAAGACAATGCCTGAATGTGATGGTATTGAACTTTGTGAAGAATGGCTTTATCACATGGGAGTTCCTGAATCAGAAATTAAAAAGATGGCAATTGATGCAACTACAATTCCAAATCATATGCCATATATTACTTCTTACTTCATGCCACGTGCATTAGGCGATCGTCCAAAAGTAGTACCAGACAAGTCTAAGAACTTAGCTTTTATCGGTAATTTTGCTGAAACTGAAAGAGATACTGTCTTTACTACTGAATATTCAGTACGTACTGCTATGGAAGCTGTTTATACTTTGCTTAATGTAGATCGCGGTGTTCCTGAAGTATTTGCATCTGCTTTTGATGTGAGAATGTTAATGAATGCAATGTATTACTTGAACGACAGAAAGAAGTTAACTGAGCTTGATTTGTCTTTACCTGAAAAATTGATGGTTAAAGAAGGCTTGAAGAAAGTTAAGGGAACCTACGTTGAAGAGTTACTTAAGAAGTATAAGTTGATTTAG
- a CDS encoding GNAT family N-acetyltransferase, whose amino-acid sequence MVLMSLRKKLQLNAVYDGEVFCGMVCYYISDNTVYLAYLAVEPELRGNGYGSKILHMLEEKCPEQQIVLDIEPLDPDAENYHQRVSRLRFYQKNGWRRTHQMLVDADGEFEALVDQNHFDKKDFAKTLKQMSLGFYRFRIEK is encoded by the coding sequence ATGGTATTAATGAGCTTGCGAAAGAAACTCCAACTTAATGCTGTTTATGATGGAGAAGTATTTTGCGGGATGGTTTGTTACTACATTAGTGACAATACTGTTTATCTAGCCTACTTAGCTGTTGAACCGGAATTACGGGGCAATGGTTATGGAAGTAAGATTTTACATATGCTTGAGGAAAAATGTCCAGAGCAACAGATTGTATTAGATATTGAGCCACTTGATCCTGATGCCGAGAATTATCATCAACGTGTTAGCCGTCTGCGTTTTTATCAAAAGAATGGATGGCGTAGAACTCATCAGATGTTAGTTGACGCAGATGGTGAATTTGAAGCTTTAGTTGATCAAAATCATTTTGACAAAAAGGATTTTGCTAAGACTTTGAAGCAAATGAGTTTAGGCTTTTATCGCTTTAGAATTGAAAAATAA
- a CDS encoding Cof-type HAD-IIB family hydrolase, translated as MTKLIAVDMDGTFLRDDKSYDKEKFAEIYQELKKRNIKFTVASGNQYYQIISFFKDFPDMVYVAENGALVRTEEKILSLHFFPKETVKKVEEFLLNQAELQFLVSGAESAYFPVQFTDDYYKISTKYYYRLKKIHDFSEIDDKVLKFSISCPDEKTDYYVDFLKKNLGDCCNVTSSGHGDIDLILPGIHKAHGLAELGEVLEIPLSEMTAFGDGGNDLEMVKEVGDGVAMSNADPALLKIADHTTTSNNEQGVLTYIKNNIL; from the coding sequence ATGACAAAACTAATTGCCGTAGATATGGACGGTACTTTTCTCAGAGACGATAAAAGTTATGACAAAGAAAAATTTGCTGAAATCTATCAGGAATTAAAAAAAAGAAACATTAAGTTCACGGTTGCAAGTGGTAATCAATACTATCAAATTATTTCTTTCTTTAAGGATTTTCCTGATATGGTTTACGTTGCAGAAAATGGAGCTTTAGTTAGAACCGAGGAAAAAATTTTATCATTGCACTTTTTCCCAAAAGAAACAGTTAAAAAGGTCGAAGAATTTCTTTTAAATCAAGCTGAATTACAATTTTTGGTATCAGGAGCAGAAAGTGCCTACTTCCCAGTTCAATTCACCGACGATTATTACAAAATTTCTACTAAGTACTACTACCGCTTAAAGAAAATACATGACTTTAGTGAAATCGATGATAAAGTTCTGAAGTTTTCTATCTCCTGCCCCGATGAAAAAACAGATTATTATGTTGATTTTCTAAAGAAGAATCTTGGTGATTGCTGCAATGTAACAAGTAGTGGTCATGGTGATATTGATCTTATCTTACCTGGAATCCACAAGGCACATGGCTTGGCAGAATTAGGTGAAGTACTTGAAATTCCTCTTTCTGAAATGACTGCTTTCGGTGACGGCGGGAATGATTTAGAAATGGTTAAAGAAGTTGGCGATGGCGTGGCTATGTCAAATGCAGATCCAGCGTTACTAAAAATCGCAGATCATACAACAACCTCAAACAATGAACAAGGTGTTCTCACCTACATTAAAAATAATATTCTCTAG
- a CDS encoding YagU family protein codes for MNKSSNGWRVFLKSVWFGIIAGMISGMVKIGWEKILPPRTLARDLVNPPQHMLQQIGASYKFTHAYVIYNTDQKVFWVALILHFSFSIFFAWLLIYMVQFKKTAWAGLWEGALYGIIIWVAWHLIIMPVLGTTPAPWQMPFAEHFSEFFGHIVWGWSIAAVGYYLIAKQKVKTLTNQYW; via the coding sequence ATGAATAAAAGTTCAAATGGTTGGCGCGTCTTTTTAAAGAGCGTCTGGTTTGGTATTATTGCTGGGATGATTTCTGGAATGGTTAAGATTGGTTGGGAGAAGATCTTACCGCCGAGAACTTTAGCTCGTGACCTTGTTAATCCGCCACAACATATGTTGCAGCAAATTGGTGCTTCTTATAAGTTCACTCATGCTTATGTAATTTATAATACTGATCAAAAGGTTTTCTGGGTTGCATTAATTTTGCACTTTAGCTTTTCAATTTTCTTTGCTTGGTTATTGATTTATATGGTTCAATTTAAGAAAACTGCATGGGCTGGCCTTTGGGAAGGTGCATTATATGGAATTATTATTTGGGTCGCATGGCATCTAATTATCATGCCAGTTCTTGGTACTACACCAGCACCTTGGCAAATGCCATTTGCAGAACACTTTTCTGAATTCTTCGGCCATATTGTATGGGGCTGGTCAATTGCAGCAGTTGGGTACTACTTAATTGCTAAGCAAAAGGTTAAGACCTTAACTAATCAATATTGGTAA